The sequence TAAATTTAGCTTCAGCTATGGAGATCCCTTCTTCATTAAGAAGTTTAGATACATCACCCATCATCCAATTACTAGCAGTTTTGGCATCATCATATTCACTAACAACAGTTTCAAAGAAATCTGCCATCTCTCTATCAGCAGTAATAACTCCCGCATCATATTCTGGAATGCCAAACTCTGTTACATATCTTTCTTGGCGAACATCAGGCAATTCTGGAAGAGTAGATTTTATCTCTTCTACCCAACTTTTATCAACAATTACTGGTACTAAATCAGGCTCTGGGAAATATCGATAATCATGAGCTTCTTCTTTACTACGCATAGCTCTTGTCTTAGAAGCTTCATCATCCCAAGTTAAAGTACCTTGTATAATTTCACCACCAGATTCTAAAACTTTAATCTGTCTTCTTGGCTCATATCTTAAAGCCTTTTCAATAGCTTTAAAAGAGTTCATATTCTTAAGTTCAGTTCTAGTTCCTAACTTATCAGACCCAACTGGAGCTACAGAAATATTAACATCTGCTCTCATTGATCCTTGGGACATATCACAATCAGAAACTCCAATATACTCTATAATACTCTTTAATTTCTTCAAATAAGCAATAGCTTGTTCTGGTGAGTGAATATCTGGTTCACTTACTATCTCAATCAAAGGAGTACCTACTCGATTATAATCTACTAAACTAGAATTAGCACTAGATATATCAGAACCAGCATGATTTAACTTACCAGCATCCTCTTCTAAGTGAATTCTAGTAATTCCTACTTTCATTTCATCTTCACCTTCAGGCTGAATTGTTATCTCTCCATTTTCACAGAAAGGTAGATCAAATTGAGAGATTTGATAAGCCTTAGGCAAATCAGCATAGAAATAGTTCTTACGATCAAATTTACTAAAAGTAGCTATTTCACAATTTAAAGCAAGACCTGCTTTAATAATATACTCTACTGCTTTCTCATTTAAAACTGGTAATGTTCCCGGTAATCCTAAACAAATTGGGCATGTATGATTATTTGGCTCAGCACCAAACTCATTCTTACACCCACAAAAAATCTTAGTATTTGTATCAAGTTGGGCATGAACTTCTAACCCAACTGTCATTTCATAACCGTCTAACATAATTACACCTCCGTTATTTTAGCTATTAGCCTTTAGCTATTAAATTAATTATAATTTTTGACTTTACTAAAAGCTAAAAGTAGTAGCTAATCTACAAATTAGGTTTATTTTTATGAAATTCTGTAGCTTGCTCAAAAGCATGAGCAACTTGTAAAATCTTTTCCTCTCCAAAGTGAGTACCTATTATCTGTAAACCAATTGGTAACCCTTTACTATCTAATCCACATGGCATAGATAAAGCAGGAATACCAGCTAAGTTAATTGGAATAGTACAGATATCAGATAAGTACATTTCTAATGGATCATTAGATTTGTCTCCAATTTTAAATGCTGTAGTTGGAGTTGTTGGTGAAATTAAAACATCATATTTTTCAAAGGCTTTGTCAAAATCTTGCTTAACTAAAGTTCTGATTTTCTGTGCTTTTTTGTAATAAGCATCATAATACCCAGAACTCAAAGCATAAGTTCCTAACATAATTCTACGTTTAACCTCATCACCAAAACCATCTTGACGAGTCTTCTTATACATTTCCACTAAACCTTTAGCTTCTTTATTTCTTAAACCATAACGCACTCCATCATAACGAGCTAAGTTAGAACTTGCTTCTGCAGGTGCAATTAAGTAATATGCAGATAAAGCATAGTCAGTATGTGGTAAAGATACCTCTTCATATTCTGCACCTAATTCTTCTAACTTTTTAATAGCATTCCAAACAGCATCTTTAACCTCTTGATCAATTCCATCACCAAAATACTCTGTAGGAACACCAATTTTCATCCCTTTAATATCCTTATTTAAACTTTCTGTATAATCTGGTACTTCTCTATCAACAGAAGTGGAATCAAATTCATCATGACCTGCTATGTAATTTAAAGCTAAAGCACAATCTGTTATATCCTTAGCAAAAGGTCCAATCTGATCTAAAGATGATGCAAAAGCAACTAAACCATAACGAGAAACAAGGCCATAAGTAGGCTTCATTCCTACTATTCCACATAAAGCTGCAGGTTGGCGAATAGAACCACCTGTATCTGATCCTAAAGAAATAATAGCTTCATCTGCTGCAACTGCTGCTGCAGATCCACCACTTGAACCTCCTGGAACTCTTTCTAAATCCCAAGGGTTTGATGTTGGATGCATTCCAGAATTTTCAGTAGAAGATCCCATTGCAAATTCATCCATATTAGCCTTACCTACCATTACAAAGTCCTCTGCTGCTAACTTTTTAATTACTGTAGCATCATAAGGTGGTTTATAATTATGTAATATCTGAGAAGCACAAGTAGTCTTAACTCCTTCAGTAGACATATTATCTTTAATAGCAATTGGAATTCCTGCTAATGGACCAATCTTTTCACCATTGCAAATCTTTTCATCTACTTTATCTGCCTGTTTTAATGCCTCTTCCTTAGTTAATGTTATATAAGCTTGTACATCTTCTTCAACCTGATTAATTCTATTATAAATAGACTCAGTAATCTCTCTAGCACTAACTTCCCCATTAACCAATTTCTCATGTAGTTTATGGGCAGTTAATTGATAAAGTTCCATATCCTTTCCCTCCTTGTTTATTCTTAGGCTTTAGGCTCTAGGCTCTAGGCTCTAGGTTTTAGGCCTTAGATCTTCCTAACACCTAACCC is a genomic window of Orenia marismortui DSM 5156 containing:
- the gatB gene encoding Asp-tRNA(Asn)/Glu-tRNA(Gln) amidotransferase subunit GatB, translated to MLDGYEMTVGLEVHAQLDTNTKIFCGCKNEFGAEPNNHTCPICLGLPGTLPVLNEKAVEYIIKAGLALNCEIATFSKFDRKNYFYADLPKAYQISQFDLPFCENGEITIQPEGEDEMKVGITRIHLEEDAGKLNHAGSDISSANSSLVDYNRVGTPLIEIVSEPDIHSPEQAIAYLKKLKSIIEYIGVSDCDMSQGSMRADVNISVAPVGSDKLGTRTELKNMNSFKAIEKALRYEPRRQIKVLESGGEIIQGTLTWDDEASKTRAMRSKEEAHDYRYFPEPDLVPVIVDKSWVEEIKSTLPELPDVRQERYVTEFGIPEYDAGVITADREMADFFETVVSEYDDAKTASNWMMGDVSKLLNEEGISIAEAKFTPEDLAKMLNLMDEGTISSKIAKTVFEEMFATGKDPDTIVEEKGLKQISDTSELEDIIDQVLEENQSALEDYRGGNKNVFGFFIGQTMKATRGKANPGVVNKILREKLEG
- the gatA gene encoding Asp-tRNA(Asn)/Glu-tRNA(Gln) amidotransferase subunit GatA, yielding MELYQLTAHKLHEKLVNGEVSAREITESIYNRINQVEEDVQAYITLTKEEALKQADKVDEKICNGEKIGPLAGIPIAIKDNMSTEGVKTTCASQILHNYKPPYDATVIKKLAAEDFVMVGKANMDEFAMGSSTENSGMHPTSNPWDLERVPGGSSGGSAAAVAADEAIISLGSDTGGSIRQPAALCGIVGMKPTYGLVSRYGLVAFASSLDQIGPFAKDITDCALALNYIAGHDEFDSTSVDREVPDYTESLNKDIKGMKIGVPTEYFGDGIDQEVKDAVWNAIKKLEELGAEYEEVSLPHTDYALSAYYLIAPAEASSNLARYDGVRYGLRNKEAKGLVEMYKKTRQDGFGDEVKRRIMLGTYALSSGYYDAYYKKAQKIRTLVKQDFDKAFEKYDVLISPTTPTTAFKIGDKSNDPLEMYLSDICTIPINLAGIPALSMPCGLDSKGLPIGLQIIGTHFGEEKILQVAHAFEQATEFHKNKPNL